GAACACCACCGGCCTTCCTCAGACGAGGATCATCGAAAAGTGCTTTAGATCTTAACACCTATTTCGAAATATCGATCACGAGTTAAACAAGTACACGTGTCACTTCTACTTTTCGGTTCTCCATTTTTTTACCGCTTCTCCAGCAGCAGCTTTTCCCGCGAAGGcgcgtttttattcaaaaataaataaaaaaacgcgCGAACAGTTCGGGAAGTTTGATCCGGTTGGCGGGACTTATTTTTTTGaacgtttgttcaaaattttcgggaagagtaattaaataaaaaaaaggaggcAAAATGTTGGCGGCGGCGGCGAACGCGCGTTGCCATGAGTTGCACTTCACGGTTCTGCCCCCGGCGGTGAATAACAGAATATCTCGGTGCCTTTTCGGTTCTCCAAACCCCACGGATACCGCCAATCTTCTCAAAGATGCCCTGGAAGTGGAGCGAACGAGATTTCAATCCAGGTGGGGCGTGAATCCAACATCCGAAAATGATAAGGAAAATATGCTCACCAGGTACGAGAAGGTCGAGAGGTCACCAAGAAAAAGGAGCTTCCCCTACTTCAGACAATCCAATATGCATGGTAAgtggaaattttcaaacaaaatttttcctacCCTCACCGATTTTCGGTGTAATTTGTCGCCCTTTTTCAGCTTCGCtcggaaatatttttgttaaattcgccGAAATTCAGTTCGAACACCTGTTTATACTCTCACCGAATTTCGGTGCAGACGATAACCCTTTTTTTGAGTTCATCGGAACCAGTGACACCGAATTTCGATGCTTTTTTCCGGCTTCACTGGactcaatattttttcacactCACCGAATTTCGGTGCAGACcatgacctttttttaattttttcgacacTAGTGTTACACTCCCCGAATTTCCATGCTTCTTCCAGCTTCACTgggctcgtttttttttcaagatcaCCGAATTTCGGTGAACCTGGCCacagaaaattctcaaatatcgAAGAGAATCTAAATCTCTGGTTATCAGTTTTTATCTTCCAAGGAAAAATAGGTTTGCCAAGGCGAGGGTAGCTCTGCTTATTCAAGTCTTAAATCCACGTGGCCTTACCGCGTCGCATCATCTCGAAAAACGTGCTTTggcattttttgatttttgaaaaaataccgatttttcggcaattttggTTTTAGTTGCTAACTATTTTCAAAGTAATatagtcaaattgttgaatttttaatattttaagtgaagAATT
This Belonocnema kinseyi isolate 2016_QV_RU_SX_M_011 chromosome 3, B_treatae_v1, whole genome shotgun sequence DNA region includes the following protein-coding sequences:
- the LOC117169209 gene encoding uncharacterized protein LOC117169209, whose product is MLAAAANARCHELHFTVLPPAVNNRISRCLFGSPNPTDTANLLKDALEVERTRFQSRWGVNPTSENDKENMLTRYEKVERSPRKRSFPYFRQSNMHEYWRPRKAHEMHKKSNNILEATHYNQQNPDKKPQPIN